The DNA sequence CTTTCAAACTATTCTTTTTTCTAGGTTCGGCGCGTCCGCTCCGGACTTCCTTTGCAGCGCGCATTTACAAATGTAGCCCCTTTTCCCAGACTTGTCAACTCTTTTTTGGAAATTATTTTGGGAAAGCCTGAAACGCTTGAAAATTCGTGGTTTTGGGATTCGGTTTGAGGGGAGTGAGGGAGGAACCCGGTTTTTTGGGAGAATGGGAACGGTTATAAAAAGATAATTCTTACTACCGACCTATGACTGCTGCGATCTTGCCCTCTAAAATTCTCCTCGATTCAATCTTAAAGGGATGGTTGCTGGAGGATATCGGTCGAGGCGATCGCGCGACGCAAGCATTATTCGATCGCGGTGTCTTGGGAAAAGCGCGATGGATAGCTAAGGAAGCTGGAACGATCGCGGGTTTGCCGATCGCGGCGCGCGTTTTCGAGTTATTAGATCCCACAAGCTGCTTTACTTCGTTAGTAGCAGAAGGAAACTTTTGCGAAGCGGGAACGGAGATTGCGCATCTTGAAGCGCCCATCGAAACCTTGTTAATGGGAGAGCGCGTTGCTTTAAACTTAGCAATGCGGCTAAGCGGGATAGCGACGATGACGCGAAAGTACGTCGATCGCATCGCCGATCTACCCGTTAAGCTTGTTGATACTCGTAAAACAACTCCAGGTTTGAGAGTGTTAGAAAAATATGCCTTCGGAACGGGCGGCGGCATTAATCACCGCATGGGGTTAGATGATGCGGCGATGTTGAAAGACAATCACATCCAAGCAGCAGGAGACATTCAAACCGCGATCGCGCGCGTTCGTGAAAAAATCCCCTATCCCCTGACAATTGAAGTCGAGACTTCCACCCTAGAAGAAGTTCGTGCCGCCATCGCCGCAGAAGCAGACATTATCATGCTCGATAATATGCCTATCGAGCGAATGCGAGAAGCAGTTCAACTGATTCGCGCGCAAAACCCGCGCCTCAAAATTGAAGCGTCGGGTAATGTCACTCTCGAAACTTTACGCGCCATCGCCGAAACGGGCGTAGATTACATTTCTAGCAGCGCGCCGATTACGCGCTCGACTTGGCTCGATCTAAGCATGAAGATGTTCGATCCGACTGCCCAATAATCTATCGGTTATGTCGCGCTACCTTCCAGAGTCTTATTGTGCGGTCATACCATTCAGTCTTCCGCAAAGATATAACGGTGCAGTTCGCTCGGATCCGGTTCGGGACTGTCTTGGGCAAACTTCACCGCATCGTCCACTTCCGCTTGCACTTCGCGATCGATTTCTTTGAGTTCTTCCTCAGTCGCAAGTTCGCGCTCGATCAACTGTGCCGCTAAACGCTTAATCGGATCGCGCGCTTGCCAAAATTGCTTTTCCTCAGCCGCCCGCAATTCATCCGGATCGGCGAGGGAGTGACCTCGGAAGCGATAGGTAAGCGCTTCAATAAGGGTGGGACCCTCGCCCGCTCGGGCGCGCGCGATCGCTTCCTGTGCGACTTGCCGCACCGCCAAGACATCCATCCCATCTACCTCAACGCCGTGCATTCCAAAGACGCTAGCTTTCTTATAAATCTCCGGCTGGGAAGTCGCGCGCTCGTGAGCCATACCGATCGCCCACTTATTATTCTCCACCACGTACAGAATAGGCAACTTCCAGAGTGCTGCCATATTCAAACATTCAAAAAACTGACCGTTATTGCTCGCTCCGTCGCCGAAGAAACAAGCTGTTACTTGGTCTGCTGTTTCGTCGCCCATTGCTTCGCGGCGATACTTCGCTTGGAATGCTGCCCCTGTTGCGACGGGAATACCTTCAGCAACAAAAGCATAACCGCCTAATAAGCGATGTTCTGCCGAAAACATGTGCATCGAACCGCCGCGTCCTTTACTGCATCCGGTAGCCTTCCCAAATAACTCCGCCATAACCTCGCGAGCGGGAACGCCAGCGCTAAGGGCGTGTACGTGGTCGCGATAGGTACTCGATACAAAATCTTCATCCGGACGCATTGATTTAATAATTCCGGTGGAAATCGCTTCCTGCCCGTTGTAGAGGTGGACAAAGCCGAACATTTTGCCCCGATAGTACATTTGGGCGCACATATCTTCAAATAAGCGCCCCAAGACCATATCCCGGTAAAGGATCAGTCCTTCATCTCGAGTCAATTGAACCGAGCGCGCGTCAAATTCAGGGACGATTCGTTCAGTAGAAACCATAAAAGTTGCGATCTGTTTGCAGCAGTTTGAAAGGATTTTAGCAGTGCTTTGCTATCCTCACTCGACGTTCCCAATGGGGAGGAATTGCTTAAAAGCCACAAGCAATCATTGTACCAGCGATGCAGGCAGGAAGAAGGAATCGTTCGCCGTCCGAAATAGCGCGCTTGGTAAAGATGGTGTGAGGTGAAAAAACTCATGAGATAATATAAAAATTATCCTTTAGCGTTGTTCTGGGGAAGTAAATCTGTGCGTATTCCGCTCGACTACTACCGGATTCTGGGCGTACC is a window from the Oscillatoria sp. FACHB-1406 genome containing:
- the nadC gene encoding carboxylating nicotinate-nucleotide diphosphorylase, whose amino-acid sequence is MTAAILPSKILLDSILKGWLLEDIGRGDRATQALFDRGVLGKARWIAKEAGTIAGLPIAARVFELLDPTSCFTSLVAEGNFCEAGTEIAHLEAPIETLLMGERVALNLAMRLSGIATMTRKYVDRIADLPVKLVDTRKTTPGLRVLEKYAFGTGGGINHRMGLDDAAMLKDNHIQAAGDIQTAIARVREKIPYPLTIEVETSTLEEVRAAIAAEADIIMLDNMPIERMREAVQLIRAQNPRLKIEASGNVTLETLRAIAETGVDYISSSAPITRSTWLDLSMKMFDPTAQ
- the pdhA gene encoding pyruvate dehydrogenase (acetyl-transferring) E1 component subunit alpha, which produces MVSTERIVPEFDARSVQLTRDEGLILYRDMVLGRLFEDMCAQMYYRGKMFGFVHLYNGQEAISTGIIKSMRPDEDFVSSTYRDHVHALSAGVPAREVMAELFGKATGCSKGRGGSMHMFSAEHRLLGGYAFVAEGIPVATGAAFQAKYRREAMGDETADQVTACFFGDGASNNGQFFECLNMAALWKLPILYVVENNKWAIGMAHERATSQPEIYKKASVFGMHGVEVDGMDVLAVRQVAQEAIARARAGEGPTLIEALTYRFRGHSLADPDELRAAEEKQFWQARDPIKRLAAQLIERELATEEELKEIDREVQAEVDDAVKFAQDSPEPDPSELHRYIFAED